CACCAGCTCAAAATTGTCCAATCACAGCACACATAGATCCTCGTCCAAGCAAAGTGAGCGAGGCAGCTGGTTGAAGAGACATATATCCACTGAGCAATCGTCCGAAAAGACCTGATTCGCCAACTCCAAGCATGCGTTATATGCCGTACAATCCTTGTAGTCTCGTGGCAGATCCTTGGATCGATGTCATGGTTTTCTTCCTAAACTGTCATGTTTCACTTTCCTGTAAGCAAGAGTTGGCATTACTGTTTTGGTAGTACAGGTACAAGTGGTTCGGCGTTGATCGATGACGCGTCTGCGACAGAACCAGAAACGATAATGGCTGAAACGGAATGTAGAGCGAGCGATGAGCCGACGACCATGTTTCATTCAGAACAAGAGAATGAAGTACAGTGGTAGAACAACCAATCAATACTGCTTGAACTCTACGTCACATTTTCAGATTCTGCCTGCAGGAAGGCTTCTCCCATGGAAGGCAAGTCAAAAAGATTACATATTTTTACCCAGTCCTGTAGACGAGGGAGAAATTCAATGAATACACTTAAATTTCATTTGCCACCacaacaattacatgtagcacCATGGTCTTTAAAACATGTGCAGGATATATAGTGATAATGTGACATAAGCTCACTTTGCCAAGTTTAGACAATCTATGGAATGATCTTATAACTTTAAACTGTTAAATTCTCAAACAGCGTCTCTAGCTTTAAGgttgaaacaaaatatttttcaaatcaaagGAAGTTCTACTCACCACTGTATGGGTCATAAGGAGATATACCGGGGTAGCCGCCGACTAGGTGTGTATGGTGATGAGTATGGACGTGTCTCTGTGGCGGAGGTGACTGGCGATACTCCCGAGGCTTCTGGTAACTACTAGTCGGCACCGACGGCGATGATGACTCAGATGGTGGCTTGGAACCTGGTGAAGACACAGGCCGGGCTTTCTCCAATTCATGAATTTTGTGAGAGCTATAATAATGTGACGCATGCTGTTGAAGTAAATCAAGTGCCTTCGGAGGTTCCCCCTGGGCCAATGGACTTGGCGCATTTGGAGATGACAGCGCTGCTGATTTTTCCCTTTCCAAGTCGATAGGTGAGACATGATAGCGCATTGGAGGAGGAGCACCGGGATGACCAGGGTGAACCGGGTAGCCAGCACCCGGTGGGTAGCCAATGATACCATGGCGATACATAGCACTAGGATCATAAGGAAATTGTGCGTATGCGGCATGAGGAGACTGTAGATATCCTGCTGGGAGATATTGAGCATAATGTGCTGGTGCGGGTATGACACCGGCAGCTGTCGGGCTCGACATCGAAGCAGAAGGCATACCCTCAGTCTTTAGTTTCGGTGTGACATTGGGACTCCGAGTACGACCTTTGTCATCAACAGTCCTCGGTCGCTCAGCAGGTCGCCGCTCGTCACTCTTATCGCGATAACTTTTCCCCCTATCACCAGGTGGATTAGAGTCCTTTTTTGACAAGTCACTTGGTGTTTGTTCCCTTTTCACCACAGGCGAGTCCCTTGGGGAACCTTTCTCTCCATCTTTTACTTGCTCAACCATTTTACTCTCCGACTTTTTGCCATCCACCTTGGGCCCCTCCCCCACAGAGTGCGGACTTCCAGCATCATGTTTCTCATGCAACTTCTgatgttgatacatgtagtaactTTGTAATTCCTCCCGTTGCCGTGCGTACAACAACGTACGCTGGTCATATGAATCCTGACCAACTGTCATGACCGTCGGCTTGGTTCGATTGTCCATTTGCGGTTTTAAATCCATATTTTCCTTAAGAATTTGTAAATTttcgttttgtttttctttaagagtCATGTCACTTTTATCTTTTGCATCTGCTTGTGGACTTAGCTTAGGTTCACGGAGTTTCTGCACGTTTTTATTCTGATCAGCAGTAACCATAGGACTAACAGCATGGACAGGGCGTGTTTTCTCACCCTTGCCAGGATCGGCAGGTGGAAGTTTTGGCGAAATGTTACCCTTGTCTTTATCACCAGCCTTTTCACGATCTTGCTTAAAGATTGGCTCCTTACGTAATCGTTCCTGGTCCTCCAtgaatttttcatgtttttcacgATAGCTTGGATCAGAGTGATATGCGGGATCAATGTAACCAAAGGCAGTAAGATATTGAAACTGAGGATGTCCATACATTGACTGCGGCATCATCTTTTGTTGCTGTGATGGCACACGATAATCACGCCCCCCTAACTGAGGGCTCGACAGTGGCTCCTTTTTTATCTCCTTCCCATCTTCGAGACGGTCACCAGGCTTACACACCACAGCATTCGGTTTAGTTTCCTGAGTTTTTGAGCTGGTTGGCTCACTCGTGCTTGCAGCAGATGGCGACACTGCAGATGGTTGCGTCTGGGCCTGTGTTTGTGGTATGGCAGGAATAAGGTACGGCGCCTGACCATAGTAAGGGTACATGCCATACAAGGAAGAGTCTGAATTATGCTCCCCAGTGGGAGCCTCGTTGGAAGATGGCTTGTCTTTCTGTTTAATGTCTCCTTCATTGTCCAAAGAGGGCGCTGAATCGGCCGCATCCGAGATATCAGAATATGCGGGGCTCTGGACACTCTCGCTCCCGTGATCGGTAGGATCTGGCGTACTAACTTCTAACCTCGTAGTCAGACTTAGACTAGAAGGTAGTAGCACACGACTATCAGAACCAGGTTCAACTTTGATATCGCATTCTTTCAAGAGGGGCAGCTTGGCTGCATCAGATTTGAGTTTGTCATTTTCAGCACCATCTCTTATCTCAGCTGTACCGGCAGATACAGATTTGATCACAGAAGTAAGTTCAGCTTTACTGTCTATCGCAATATCATCTTTCATGCGTGGAGATTTCGACCTCTCCTTCtccttgtttttctttttgtgcTTGGGTTTCTTCTCCTTTAGCGCGGTGAGAGCAGGATTGATTATGGACGGTTCTCCCATGATGGTCGGCTTTGGCTGGATAGCTTTTAAAGTCGGAGAGATCTGAGCATGAGCAGTTACTGCAGTTAATGTGGAATGCGTGATTGGACCATTTGTTGTCAGAGTTATAGTTTGCGGCACTGGAGCAGGAACAATCGGCCTATTGATAGTTGACGGCTTCACCACACTGGCTTTTTCAACTTTATCCACCTTTTTCTTTTTATCATCCTTGCCATCACCTTTGCCTTGCACTGGTAACGTGGCCACGGTGGTAATCGGTACCGTCACGGCAGTCACCGTTGTCACCGTTCCTGGAACTCCAACTGCCATACCTAGTTCCGAGACTGGTTTAGGCAGGACACTAATACCACCTAACCGCCCCATGGCACCACCTGAGATCTGATAGACTTGTGAAGTGACTGGTTTCACAACTTTTTTCTCACACTCGGAAACTGTTTCCATCGGAATTGTTTCACACTTTTCTGATTTCATATCCTCAGTCACCGAAGATTCTTTGGAATCATCTTTTGACTTTTCATTGGCCGAGTCTGACctagattttgattttgattcactTTCTCTAGTAGTCCGTTTGACTGGGGTTTTAGTCCCGTTTGACTGGTCCGAGTTATTGGCAGTATTAGCAGGGGTGGGAGGCGACGTTGGCCGACTGTCCCCCGAACTCGTACTCTTAGTCGAGTCCTCCTTCTCATCTGACGTGTTGTTGTTCATGTGAGCATGACTTTGATGATAACGTAATCCGTTGATATGGCGGTACTTTTTGTTACAGTTCGGCTCTGGACACTGAATAAGCGTTCCAGGCCCAGTACTGACTGATTGATCAGGAACATTAGCCGTATTTGAATTTGAGGTGGGTGTGGGGGGTGCAGGCGTTGGAGTACTCCTAGAATTTGACCTATTCCGTTTAGAACTTCGACCTGTTTCCTCGTTCACTGATAAATCTAGTTCTGCTGGACGGCCCTTCCTCTTGACCCCCGAAACAGGAGTAACATCAGATTTTGCTGGACTAGGGGGTGCTTGGAAGTTATTCGTTCCTCTGCGACCTTTTCTCAGCTTCCTCTCTGTGTAGTTACTCATGTCATTGAGCGGGGTACTAGTGCTGCCACGTGCTCCGCGTTTTCCACGACCTTTGGGTGTGCGGGCTTCGAAGTCACTTGTCGGCGAGTCACATGTGAATCTAGAAAGAGACAGAATGAAACACTGTAGTATTGGATAGAACTTGGTCACACTGGTGCAATAAAGAAAGGTGGTACACTCATATGATGACCGAGTTTTACCACACAGACTGACGACACTTTTCGATCTCATAAGTCAAGCAGTTTCAATGTTTTACATAAAAGTATCAAGTAATGCTATAGTGAGACGATCGGGTTGAGATCTCTTCCATCAGCACATGGAATGCAACATGAAGGATAGAGCACACATCAACCTGTCTGCACCATGTATACTTTGCAAGTATCTGCTTGCATCACAGGTAATCTGCTAATCTAAAGATTTTTTATAAAACCTTACTAACCTGATAGGACCCAAGTTCCACATGGACAGTCCTATCAGAGAAGTAGGCATGAATGGGATAAAATTCAAGAATAAAGACAAGTTTTACCCAAATTTTTGTAGTTCTAGACAAGAATTTATAATATTTGACAACTTTTTGCATTGTCTAAAACTTATTAAATCTGGGCATTCATTTGAAAGGAGACTGTGCACAGATCGCCTGTCATTCACTCCTTCAGGACCACAGGTAGAGGTTCTCCTAGTGGATCAAGTaatgcattattccattatGCATTACACACCTGAATGAGTCATTGATTTGTATAATCTGCTGTAGGCCCAGTAAGCCCCGTATATTAAATCACAATATGATTAAGTTGATGGCTCTCACATCAGGCATAATGGAATAAACTAAGATAAAATTAATAAATTTCTCGAAGTTGGTGCCTGGTACATTTTCATATTACTatattacatgtagatgaatcATTCAAAGTTACCGCTGGATCCCCAGCCAGTTAtaaattgaataatttatgGCTACATTATGTGTATAAATGCATGCATCCTAACACTACAGTGTAGGAAACACATGTGATGCCACTCCGACATGAAGTGTCTGTATAACAGCAAATCGATATGAACAACTTTGCTCATGCTGCTTGTTCAAAACACTTTGAGACTGAGACTCTTCAAGTCAGTTGGGTATGCCAGCCCCTCCTTCCATAATCAAATGAATGTTCAATAAATGGGCTGACAACCGAATATATATTTTGAAGCAACAACTGTTgagtacatttttttcttctgtttgtATTGTGGCTGTTTTGTGGAGATAAGGGTCAATACTTGGCCAGAGCTATCCACCAAACAATTTTTGCCAGGATGGTTATGCataatgcattatgcatgaGAACTACACAGGAAACTTCCATAGGAAGTGGAGTGCAATGTATGGGCAAAGCACAGGCCTACTGACCTACAACAACACCGACCCATTCACAGAAGGTACACACACATACCTTCGAGGTGTATCTTTAGTGCAAGCATACTATTATTTCAGGTGCAGAGAAACAAGAAAGCTGACTACTTCCAGCTTTGCCGAAGTAGTAGTATTGCTTGTTTGCGCCCTAAAGATGTAACTGCATGTTTACTATCTTGCCAACTGGGCACACCATGAATCAAAAGGTATACTAGTTTGGAGTTACGCTGGAGACAAACTTTCATCTTATTTCTTGCGTCAAAATCTGATGGAAAGACTCTCGAAATCTCTCGTCGAATACTAGCCACCTAAACCTCAAGTTCAGTTTTCCAACTCTATCATTTTTTATCAGTAAGATTTGACTCTGCACTAATTTTGGCTTTCACAGATTTCGGAGTATCCAGAGTATACTAACACAACAgggttgaaaatgcaagttgggACCATGGTCCCATACCCACCTTGGAGGTGCCCAGTCATGCTTAGTCGAATCCATCAGGGTACCCACATATGTTTTTCCTCGCCAGGTTACGTTCACAACAAGCACACCTGTAAACATAGTGAAAATAAATTCATTAAACGTTTATATCAATTAGTGGCAAACCTATGGGAGAATGCCTGGTACTACCATAACATGTGCACAGACTATACAGGCCGCCACGTGAAAGTTAGGTGCTGTATTCagaattttcattttctgacGTTTTCCATCGTTCTTCTAGTGGTTGGTTCTGCAAAACCACTTCTTTTTTTGTAGACTCAGCCAATATTTCTCCTGACaacattattttctttctttttactGCATGTTTTATTGAGCTTCACACATATGTCGCCATTGTCACAAAACAGTTTAGACATACATGTTCCAAAGCCTCCATATCAATAGACTTTTAGAGGTCACATCAAGAAACTGGGTATCAATCTCTCGCACACCATGCCTATGTAATCGGTTAAAACGTACCATTTTCTGTCTCCTGCCAGACAATTCCCTCCAAACTCACACTCGTACCGGGTTCACATGGACCAAGACATTCAGGTTCCGTAATCGTGCCAACATGCGAGGTCTCCGTCGATGCATCATGGAAAGGTTGTGATACCGATGATGAAGTCTCGACGTTTTGGAATGGGGTGACTGTTCGGGGCGTCATTTGATTAGGACTAGCACCAGGACAAGATGGGGCTGCAGCAGTCATGGCAGTTGGGTCATTCTGAAGAGAAAACAACTTTTAGCGTTATCAACCTAATCTGTAAAAGCCACTAGATCCAACTGATGTGAGAGATCGAGAGAGAACCTTGTCAATATGGGAATTTCACAATATCCGTCACGATCAGGACAGCTCACAACCTACTTCCAGATGACAGCACCACTACAGAAAATAACCATTACAaagcaggtgctgccaccttgcaAGTAAAGATCGCTCGTGATTGACTTATTTCGTTAGTAATCCTTACCTTTTCCAACTTAATCTTTTTGACTGGCATACTAATACGATCCTCCACCTTCGCATTGAATTCATATGGGTCCAAGGCAGCCGTTGACACAGACTCCCGCTTTATTCCAAAAGGTAATTTGTCCGATTCTAATAAACCATTCCCAGCGTCGTTACTATTTCCACAATGAATGGGGAACCCATTGGCCATGTTGGCTGCCCCTTCCAACGCTCGACAAGTCTTTTCCTTGCTTTTGTCCTTTTTATGTATTCCTCGCACTCCTTTTATGAGTTTATCTTTCCCGTCCCCGGGACTCAGTTTCTTATCACCAACAGGCGACAATGCGCTAGAACCAAGTTCTCCTATACTAGCCATTTTGTCATGCTTGACAATTTCATGCTTAGTCTCAGATTTAGCACCACCACTTTTacgttttattttcatttttaaaccTTTATCGACTGTAGCCTGGTGTTCGATACCACTCATCTTGGGCGACGTGGTCTCGGGCTGCTGACCAGATATCGGACTGGTGCTGTTGCGCTCGAGATCAGCGTCGAGATCGATGATCAAGTTGCCAACACCGAGTTCccattcattttcatcatcatcaaatgatTGGCTTGTCGACTCCTTAAAGTTGGTGACCTGGTGCGGGTTGGAGTCAGAGGCCACTGCACTACCGCTGTGGCCCTGTGTTGACTTTTCTCTCATTGGCTCCAAGTGGTTTGTATAATGACATTAATACAATTCTAAGAACCTATAAAGACAGAAAAGAAGACCAGGATGAGCTTTTAAGCCAATGAGAAAAGTTACTTTTTCAAATGGAGGATCTCTCAAACTCCCAGGCCTTTGGATTGATTCTGACTTTATTTTAGAAATGATACCAGGGGACATATCACCCAAATTGATGAATTTTAGAACGTCAAGTGCCTGAAATTATTGGCATTCTGCTCATGTGGTATCATTACTCCTGGTGGGAGACGTAAtgaaattttttcatatttATACTCTGAACGATCAGCATGCAGTAATTCCCCTCACCAAGACCAGGTGGGGGTAGGAGTGGCACTGCGTCCATGCTGCTTGTGCTACAGCCCTTCTGAATAATGCCCATTCCAAGCTAATCCAGTGTAATTACAATAAGTTTTCCCTTTCAGTGATAAGCACAATATCCACAGCttaatgcatgtacatgtacatctatctGGAGGGTGCTGAGCTATTTAAATTATTTGCTTCAGGTTTTTACATGAAATACTTCTACTGTAATCAAACCCCATTTAAACCCCTTTTCCAATTCAAATTGCTCTCAAAAAGAAATTCAAAGAGAAGGAAGCCCTTACTCCTTGGACACAATCAGTCGGAAAATCCTATTGAACATAAGGTTCCATGCAATGGCATACCAATGACAAAGGAACTAAACTGCTCAGGCCACACAATGCAAACACTTCAGCCAGCCTGACGAACATTGAAAACTTCAGTACAAACTGCTGTAATTGAGTTGATAAGGCCAATTAAAGATAAAAcgtttctttattttatttgaaaattttgcttcaaccttggtggtcaagatgccccccccccccatactgATTTCAGTACCATAATGTAAAGGTTTGGACAGGTTTGGACGAGAAACGATATTGAGTTTTTACTTCCCTAAAAGCAATACTCCCACTGTGGGCCCCTGCTATCAAAGCACTGCATACTCAACTGACATGCCCTGTGGTCATGAATAATACAACAAGCATTGAACCAAGCTGCTGGCTTTTTGTGTGAAGTGAAATAGAGAACCCCACAATACATGATCTCAACAAAGAGCAGTGGTGAACCTGACGCCTGGAGAGTCACTGTTTGAGACTCTACACTCCCATTGAAAATCAATGGGGGACATTACTGTTTTTCTATAGAcaagatacatgtaggtttgaaTAAAATGAAGCATAAAAACCAATCTGAAGTTGGGTTACTATAATTCATCTTATACTGTTTGCTGGAAAGCATGCAGTATATAGCCTGTTTAGaaatataagtacatgtacttccagtTAAAATTTACAGTTTgacaactataaatccattcaatgatggcacgttttcgtcaactgatgacctttttttgggccgtgatcagggattgtaaactcgttctcTCTAGATGTAAAGTCCATAAATTGACCTACAATGTAGTTGGCATTTCAAAACATTGATTAGCCAAAAGTGgctataggcctacttaattGATTCTGTCCAAGTCTTCTTTGTTTTCCTTATACACAGGGCACTTAGACATTAAGGTTTTGTACTGGTCAATTTTATCAAGATTAATTTACAGTGGAATAAGCAGGAAATTAAGATTTTACCTAAACCCATTTATGCCCATGTTACAATCATAATGCCCAGTGCTGGGTGAGTTTTAGCCTACGTCACAGtcatttgaggcaaaaagtgctaaattagaaaaaaaatccaGTAGGTCCGATCATGAGGGTATGATATTACATATagaaatttcatgtaattagcACTTTTTTGTCCCAAATCCCTGTGCATAAGTAGGCCCTACATTTCAAGAGTCTAACTGAAATAAAATTATTCATTGAAATGGTCGTCTTAGCTGATCTACAACATTGCCTGCAAATTCAAGAACGAATAATCAATGACAACATTTgatttgtatgaaaaactgTAAATCTAACAATAAATTCAGAACAGTCTATAGGCATGAGAATGTAACAACACCGCCTGCCACACACACATCCAACAGTGCAGTTGGTCGATTATAACTTATCCAAACACCACAGTACAAGATCCATTGCCCACTTACACACTCAATACTAGACTAATCCAAAGGCCGAATACATACTGGCTATACAGTACTGGCATAGAGGGTATTGGTTTAGTGCATTCCCATTGGCAAACTCCACTAGACTGAGGCGCCACTACACTCCATACCAGACACTACAGTGTACATAGAGTATAGTACTCCTATAGTACTCCACATCAATTCTCTACACAACAAAGAAAAAACATCCATAATGCATGCATATAATTCCAAAACGACATTAATAGTTTCCTGACCGTTTAATAGTACATCCACGTTGATAAAATCCAAAACTGTTGAAAATTGTAAGTTTTCTGCGAGATCCGGCAAATGGCGGTCCTACCTCTTTTGTGGTTGAGAACCATCTGCCAAAGGTTCACTTTGCCAGCCAATGATTGGAAATGGACTCAACCACTATTGTCAGCGTGACAGGGGTGTTAGGATTTCAGCATACCATTATTGGTTTATGAGCATTGTCCTTTGGTTCCATAAGTGCAGTGTGTATTTAGTTTTGCAAATATAAAGGGGTGAACACAATGCAATAATTGGCGAGTTGTTTGCGGAATTGTAGCTTTACAGATGTATGGCCCATTTCCAAGTTGGTGATTAATTTCAGTTAATCGCTTCAGCCGGCACAGCCATGATATTGATTAGTTATGTTGAGTTTTGATCTCAGATATTCAAAAGTGGTGTGCGTAAGTGCTCAATAAAACATCAAAAAATAAATTACATCCCAAAAATCTTCTCAATTGATCACGATAGCAATAAACAATAATGAGCAGTCAGTCAATCAAATGCATATAGCAAAATAACTGACTCGACAGATTTTGACTTTGAACACATGTTTGTCGACGCCTTAAATCATTAATTGTAATCAGACTCAAATATTACacatttcaacaaaaaataaaGTAATTCATATTTCAGTCATAGGTCAagtatcaaaactgatgacCTTTAGAAGTACCAACATTCTGATATGTTATATTTGCCCTCAGGAGGGGAGGGAGGGGGCAGGGTATTTGGAGGATCAGCTGCCATATAAGGTGTGTTAGCCCTGTCATTgaagattttttatcatttgtGAGAATTCTGCCATCATTCCGGTGGATGGTGAACATCCACATGAAAATAAGAGTAGATGTGTTGTCAGTATTGTGGTGTTTGTCGTTTTTGCTGAGCCATTTGGTCTTATTTTCTTGCACCAGTAGTTGGTGTTTCACTGGACGTGGGGATGAGGATTAAAGGAAGATTGGGACATTATTTGCCATCAACACCTCAAATCGCAATTCACATCTTTTCCAATGGGGTGACTCTGCCCATTGGACAACGCTTCCTTCCTGTTTTACATATATAGGAAAGATTACCACATTCATTAATAGAGCAGTATCCTATTAATCAAACGTGTCAATCAGGAGCACATGCCTCTCTTTGTTGTGAAAGAAGTGAAAATGAGTGGAGCAGTGAATGACCATCCAAACATGAACGTCAATTAATAGGTAATCAGGAAATGAAAGGAATTAAAAATGACTCACTGGAGGTGTTAATGTGTTTCAGCAGGGTGATTCAACCAGGTTTGTTCAGCTTGGTCAAGACAATGCTGAACAAACAAGAAATAAGATTAGTTGACTGGGTTTCAAAACCTGTTCTGAGGGATCAATGCTGTGAGGTAGCAGGCATGGCTAATTGGATTCgtaaaataaacaataaacaaatGAAGTTAtacatattttgaaaaattcaaaaaatttaaACGTTTTCTTTGATTCTTCAAATATCATTTTAATGATTGCTTCATTCAAAATACATTCAATTTTCTAGCATGTGAATGGTTTCCACACTACACTCACATAAAGATTGATGTGAAGGATGTGATGCATGTTTGAACTAACTTTTCTCACCATGGCTCAGCTTTTCCTCCAAGGACGAAATACTAAGAAATATCTCCACACAAAGAACacttcaaacatattttttcCAACCAGAACAACTTATTGTATCAGAATTATAATATTGCACTCAAAATGCGAAACAAAGATATTTCCTTTCAAAATCTTGAGCACACTTCACACATTGTTCAGTGAACCAGGACCTAATAACAAATAAACACTAATCAGGGGCTGTTCATGGTAGCCTGACCAATTAGTACATGTAAGTTGGATTACCCCTGGCTAACCCTCAACAAAAGCATGTATTTAGCCCTCTTTACTATAAATATAAAAGGGTCCTAAAACAACAAAAGTGGACAAACATCCTTACCATAATTGGTATATAAGCACATTGCCCAACTTGTGTTTTTATCTGTTAAGTTCccccagagtctttctatacaaagaCTCTGGTTCCCCCATGGAGAGCCAAACCTTTGTTCCTGTCCAATGAGCATTTGTTATTGTCaggtggcagggtcaaaagaaaggAAGAACAGATTACCTCACAGAAAAACACCTCTACCCCAATCAAAAGAGCTGTGCAAGTGATGACAAGTTTAATTTTCAGCTAGTGTAATCGTTGAATATCGTGGTTATAAACATTGTAGTTGTACAACAAATTATAACACAAAAACATAATTGATACACAAACTTCTAATCCTGTAAAAGGGGTCTACCTGTTCTGACACAAtctttacaaaatattttggttgaATCAATGCTGATGGGAAAATCCTGTATAAAATTGAATGCGACCATGATACACAGACAATCTCAAACACATTGAATTGACCAATTGTTGAATTTAGATGATCACCactgaaaaattaattttgttccTAACAAAGCTGCTACAACCCCTCCCAATAAGAAAATAGACTTTCCCACTATTATCTCTCAGTTGCATATTTCAACATACACTTCAGCCTATCTGTACAATTTAATGTCTGACTGTCATGTATACATAATACTGTGTTTGTACAGTATAATTTGCAGCTTGCAGGCTAGATCTAGCACAAAGACCATGATATGCTGGCTAATCACTAGAGCATGTTATAGACGCCATACAAAGCTGTAATAGCAAACTGGCATGCAAATAATTTAAAGGGGAGTAGTGGAAGAGAGGATTGTTTTAGGCAATGCTTGCCTGTGGCTGTGATTTATTTGTTCAAATGCTACATACTGCCTATCAGAAAATAATCCTTCGATGCTAGGCTTATTACTGCTTTATTGCTGCTTCAGAGTTCAGTTTTATCAATGTAGCCTAATGCTTCATGTCCAACTAAATCTTGAAACAAAAATGGAACCTCAGGAAATTGAGATGAAAAGTATCTTTAAAATGGCCAAGCGACTTCCCCGGCCCTGGGGCACTGAACTATTTAAAATTTTGCCAATCTGAATAACAAAGCAGCAGCTAAAAATCAAACACCTTCTTTCTTAGGAGATGGACAAATTCAAGTTGAAATATCCAATAATGACGCCCTAGAGGGAAACACGATGACCAAATTCCTAGTAGGCCAGGCACTTTTTTCAACCAGGATATGTAAGAtatgaaaatatatatatttggaCACTGTTGATCAAAAGAAAATTGCTTCAATTTTTAATCTTTCAGACTACAGAAACCGACATGTATTATGTCCCAACGGTCAAAATGAACATGGCTGTCAATAAAAACCTTAGTGCTGTTCCTTCTTATAGTCAACATGACTGTCCCTTTAAATTATCAGCTCTGGGACACGCACACTTTGTACCTATACCTCAGATCAATGTAAGGATTCACTTTTGTCGAATAAATAACATGTATATATCCATATACCTGACGAACATCATGAAGCATCTTGAAGTACAAAGATTCA
This is a stretch of genomic DNA from Lineus longissimus chromosome 2, tnLinLong1.2, whole genome shotgun sequence. It encodes these proteins:
- the LOC135483165 gene encoding zinc finger protein 608-like isoform X2, which codes for MREKSTQGHSGSAVASDSNPHQVTNFKESTSQSFDDDENEWELGVGNLIIDLDADLERNSTSPISGQQPETTSPKMSGIEHQATVDKGLKMKIKRKSGGAKSETKHEIVKHDKMASIGELGSSALSPVGDKKLSPGDGKDKLIKGVRGIHKKDKSKEKTCRALEGAANMANGFPIHCGNSNDAGNGLLESDKLPFGIKRESVSTAALDPYEFNAKVEDRISMPVKKIKLEKNDPTAMTAAAPSCPGASPNQMTPRTVTPFQNVETSSSVSQPFHDASTETSHVGTITEPECLGPCEPGTSVSLEGIVWQETENGVLVVNVTWRGKTYVGTLMDSTKHDWAPPRFTCDSPTSDFEARTPKGRGKRGARGSTSTPLNDMSNYTERKLRKGRRGTNNFQAPPSPAKSDVTPVSGVKRKGRPAELDLSVNEETGRSSKRNRSNSRSTPTPAPPTPTSNSNTANVPDQSVSTGPGTLIQCPEPNCNKKYRHINGLRYHQSHAHMNNNTSDEKEDSTKSTSSGDSRPTSPPTPANTANNSDQSNGTKTPVKRTTRESESKSKSRSDSANEKSKDDSKESSVTEDMKSEKCETIPMETVSECEKKVVKPVTSQVYQISGGAMGRLGGISVLPKPVSELGMAVGVPGTVTTVTAVTVPITTVATLPVQGKGDGKDDKKKKVDKVEKASVVKPSTINRPIVPAPVPQTITLTTNGPITHSTLTAVTAHAQISPTLKAIQPKPTIMGEPSIINPALTALKEKKPKHKKKNKEKERSKSPRMKDDIAIDSKAELTSVIKSVSAGTAEIRDGAENDKLKSDAAKLPLLKECDIKVEPGSDSRVLLPSSLSLTTRLEVSTPDPTDHGSESVQSPAYSDISDAADSAPSLDNEGDIKQKDKPSSNEAPTGEHNSDSSLYGMYPYYGQAPYLIPAIPQTQAQTQPSAVSPSAASTSEPTSSKTQETKPNAVVCKPGDRLEDGKEIKKEPLSSPQLGGRDYRVPSQQQKMMPQSMYGHPQFQYLTAFGYIDPAYHSDPSYREKHEKFMEDQERLRKEPIFKQDREKAGDKDKGNISPKLPPADPGKGEKTRPVHAVSPMVTADQNKNVQKLREPKLSPQADAKDKSDMTLKEKQNENLQILKENMDLKPQMDNRTKPTVMTVGQDSYDQRTLLYARQREELQSYYMYQHQKLHEKHDAGSPHSVGEGPKVDGKKSESKMVEQVKDGEKGSPRDSPVVKREQTPSDLSKKDSNPPGDRGKSYRDKSDERRPAERPRTVDDKGRTRSPNVTPKLKTEGMPSASMSSPTAAGVIPAPAHYAQYLPAGYLQSPHAAYAQFPYDPSAMYRHGIIGYPPGAGYPVHPGHPGAPPPMRYHVSPIDLEREKSAALSSPNAPSPLAQGEPPKALDLLQQHASHYYSSHKIHELEKARPVSSPGSKPPSESSSPSVPTSSYQKPREYRQSPPPQRHVHTHHHTHLVGGYPGISPYDPYSGK